A genomic segment from Manduca sexta isolate Smith_Timp_Sample1 chromosome 13, JHU_Msex_v1.0, whole genome shotgun sequence encodes:
- the LOC115453274 gene encoding steroid hormone receptor ERR2 isoform X12, with amino-acid sequence MDWMEMEDVVQMMSAVSGEPMLRRVKQETDPPPQYSTEPPAPHAQPLHPRPMPMMQPPELELETKDVKFCVSPEDGSIVGNTSPEQQHCSSTTAAAASGARDDDAPRRLCLVCGDVASGFHYGVASCEACKAFFKRTIQMLAQGNIEYTCPASNECEINKRRRKACQACRFRKCLRTGMLREGVRLDRVRGGRQKYRRAPDQALHQPRPQLDDIKVLEALSSYEPDLYTCSPPPSGVTDPTAKTLTMLADLYDKELVGVIGWAKQIPGFTDLQLNDQMRLLQSTWAEMLSLMLAYRSMSGGGGGALRLRFATDLSLDEQQAKDIGAHDLYLQVCGVARRLERAAALREECYLLKALALANSEARLDEHAALRRFRDHILAALNDAVSALRPYNANAALQQLLLVLPALRLADVAVRRFWSGVHRDRRAPMNKLFVEMLEASLR; translated from the exons GTGCAAATGATGTCGGCAGTAAGTGGCGAGCCGATGCTACGTCGTGTGAAGCAAGAGACCGACCCGCCGCCGCAGTACTCCACCGAGCCGCCGGCGCCGCACGCGCAGCCGCTCCACCCGCGCCCGATGCCCATGATGCAGCCGCCAGAG CTGGAGTTGGAGACGAAGGACGTGAAGTTCTGCGTGTCTCCCGAAGACGGTTCTATAGTGGGCAACACCAGCCCTGAGCAGCAGCACTGCTCGTCGACCACAGCCGCCGCCGCCAGCGGGGCCAGGGATGATGACGCGCCTCGCAGACTCTGTCTCGTCTGTGGTGATGTCGCCTCAGGATTCCATTACGGTGTGGCCAGCTGTGAAGCTTGCAAGGCGTTCTTCAAGAGGACCATACAG ATGCTTGCGCAGGGCAACATAGAGTACACGTGTCCCGCGTCAAACGAATGCGAGATCAACAAGCGGAGGCGGAAGGCGTGCCAGGCGTGCCGTTTCCGCAAGTGCCTGCGCACGGGCATGCTGCGCGAGGGCGTGCGGCTGGACCGCGTGCGCGGCGGCCGGCAGAAGTACCGCCGCGCGCCCGACCAGGCGCTGCACCAGCCGCGCCCGCAGCTCGACGACATCAAG GTGCTGGAAGCGTTGTCTTCATACGAGCCGGACCTGTACACGTGCTCGCCGCCGCCCAGCGGCGTGACGGACCCCACGGCCAAGACCCTTACGATGCTCGCGGACTTATACGACAAGGAGCTGGTCGGAGTGATCGGCTGGGCCAAGCAGATACCTGGATTCACGGATCTTCAGTTGAATGATCAG ATGCGGCTGTTACAAAGCACATGGGCGGAGATGCTGAGCCTGATGCTGGCGTACAGATCCAtgtcgggcggcggcggcggcgcgctgcgGCTGCGGTTCGCGACCGACCTCTCGCTCGACGAGCAGCAGGCCAAGGACATCGGCGCCCACGACCTGTACCTGCAG GTGTGCGGCGTGGCGCGGCGGCTGgagcgcgcggcggcgctgcgCGAGGAGTGCTACCTGCTGAAGGCGCTGGCGCTCGCCAACTCCGAGGCGCGCCTCGACGAGCACGCCGCGCTGCGCCGCTTCCGCGACCACATCCTCGCCGCGCTCAACGACGCCGTCTCCGCGCTCAG GCCGTACAACGCGAACGCGGCGCTGCAGCAGCTGCTGCTGGTGCTGCCGGCGCTGCGGCTGGCGGACGTGGCGGTGCGGCGCTTCTGGTCGGGCGTGCACCGCGACCGGCGCGCGCCCATGAACAAGCTGTTCGTGGAGATGCTGGAGGCGAGCCTGCGGTAG
- the LOC115453274 gene encoding steroid hormone receptor ERR2 isoform X13: MMSAVSGEPMLRRVKQETDPPPQYSTEPPAPHAQPLHPRPMPMMQPPEVPLSPQQLELETKDVKFCVSPEDGSIVGNTSPEQQHCSSTTAAAASGARDDDAPRRLCLVCGDVASGFHYGVASCEACKAFFKRTIQMLAQGNIEYTCPASNECEINKRRRKACQACRFRKCLRTGMLREGVRLDRVRGGRQKYRRAPDQALHQPRPQLDDIKVLEALSSYEPDLYTCSPPPSGVTDPTAKTLTMLADLYDKELVGVIGWAKQIPGFTDLQLNDQMRLLQSTWAEMLSLMLAYRSMSGGGGGALRLRFATDLSLDEQQAKDIGAHDLYLQVCGVARRLERAAALREECYLLKALALANSEARLDEHAALRRFRDHILAALNDAVSALRPYNANAALQQLLLVLPALRLADVAVRRFWSGVHRDRRAPMNKLFVEMLEASLR, encoded by the exons ATGATGTCGGCAGTAAGTGGCGAGCCGATGCTACGTCGTGTGAAGCAAGAGACCGACCCGCCGCCGCAGTACTCCACCGAGCCGCCGGCGCCGCACGCGCAGCCGCTCCACCCGCGCCCGATGCCCATGATGCAGCCGCCAGAG GTACCGTTGTCTCCCCAACAGCTGGAGTTGGAGACGAAGGACGTGAAGTTCTGCGTGTCTCCCGAAGACGGTTCTATAGTGGGCAACACCAGCCCTGAGCAGCAGCACTGCTCGTCGACCACAGCCGCCGCCGCCAGCGGGGCCAGGGATGATGACGCGCCTCGCAGACTCTGTCTCGTCTGTGGTGATGTCGCCTCAGGATTCCATTACGGTGTGGCCAGCTGTGAAGCTTGCAAGGCGTTCTTCAAGAGGACCATACAG ATGCTTGCGCAGGGCAACATAGAGTACACGTGTCCCGCGTCAAACGAATGCGAGATCAACAAGCGGAGGCGGAAGGCGTGCCAGGCGTGCCGTTTCCGCAAGTGCCTGCGCACGGGCATGCTGCGCGAGGGCGTGCGGCTGGACCGCGTGCGCGGCGGCCGGCAGAAGTACCGCCGCGCGCCCGACCAGGCGCTGCACCAGCCGCGCCCGCAGCTCGACGACATCAAG GTGCTGGAAGCGTTGTCTTCATACGAGCCGGACCTGTACACGTGCTCGCCGCCGCCCAGCGGCGTGACGGACCCCACGGCCAAGACCCTTACGATGCTCGCGGACTTATACGACAAGGAGCTGGTCGGAGTGATCGGCTGGGCCAAGCAGATACCTGGATTCACGGATCTTCAGTTGAATGATCAG ATGCGGCTGTTACAAAGCACATGGGCGGAGATGCTGAGCCTGATGCTGGCGTACAGATCCAtgtcgggcggcggcggcggcgcgctgcgGCTGCGGTTCGCGACCGACCTCTCGCTCGACGAGCAGCAGGCCAAGGACATCGGCGCCCACGACCTGTACCTGCAG GTGTGCGGCGTGGCGCGGCGGCTGgagcgcgcggcggcgctgcgCGAGGAGTGCTACCTGCTGAAGGCGCTGGCGCTCGCCAACTCCGAGGCGCGCCTCGACGAGCACGCCGCGCTGCGCCGCTTCCGCGACCACATCCTCGCCGCGCTCAACGACGCCGTCTCCGCGCTCAG GCCGTACAACGCGAACGCGGCGCTGCAGCAGCTGCTGCTGGTGCTGCCGGCGCTGCGGCTGGCGGACGTGGCGGTGCGGCGCTTCTGGTCGGGCGTGCACCGCGACCGGCGCGCGCCCATGAACAAGCTGTTCGTGGAGATGCTGGAGGCGAGCCTGCGGTAG
- the LOC115453274 gene encoding steroid hormone receptor ERR2 isoform X11 — protein MLKMCPLDDAWMFSDIVTSLEMIDHNVQMMSAVSGEPMLRRVKQETDPPPQYSTEPPAPHAQPLHPRPMPMMQPPELELETKDVKFCVSPEDGSIVGNTSPEQQHCSSTTAAAASGARDDDAPRRLCLVCGDVASGFHYGVASCEACKAFFKRTIQGNIEYTCPASNECEINKRRRKACQACRFRKCLRTGMLREGVRLDRVRGGRQKYRRAPDQALHQPRPQLDDIKVLEALSSYEPDLYTCSPPPSGVTDPTAKTLTMLADLYDKELVGVIGWAKQIPGFTDLQLNDQMRLLQSTWAEMLSLMLAYRSMSGGGGGALRLRFATDLSLDEQQAKDIGAHDLYLQVCGVARRLERAAALREECYLLKALALANSEARLDEHAALRRFRDHILAALNDAVSALRPYNANAALQQLLLVLPALRLADVAVRRFWSGVHRDRRAPMNKLFVEMLEASLR, from the exons GTGCAAATGATGTCGGCAGTAAGTGGCGAGCCGATGCTACGTCGTGTGAAGCAAGAGACCGACCCGCCGCCGCAGTACTCCACCGAGCCGCCGGCGCCGCACGCGCAGCCGCTCCACCCGCGCCCGATGCCCATGATGCAGCCGCCAGAG CTGGAGTTGGAGACGAAGGACGTGAAGTTCTGCGTGTCTCCCGAAGACGGTTCTATAGTGGGCAACACCAGCCCTGAGCAGCAGCACTGCTCGTCGACCACAGCCGCCGCCGCCAGCGGGGCCAGGGATGATGACGCGCCTCGCAGACTCTGTCTCGTCTGTGGTGATGTCGCCTCAGGATTCCATTACGGTGTGGCCAGCTGTGAAGCTTGCAAGGCGTTCTTCAAGAGGACCATACAG GGCAACATAGAGTACACGTGTCCCGCGTCAAACGAATGCGAGATCAACAAGCGGAGGCGGAAGGCGTGCCAGGCGTGCCGTTTCCGCAAGTGCCTGCGCACGGGCATGCTGCGCGAGGGCGTGCGGCTGGACCGCGTGCGCGGCGGCCGGCAGAAGTACCGCCGCGCGCCCGACCAGGCGCTGCACCAGCCGCGCCCGCAGCTCGACGACATCAAG GTGCTGGAAGCGTTGTCTTCATACGAGCCGGACCTGTACACGTGCTCGCCGCCGCCCAGCGGCGTGACGGACCCCACGGCCAAGACCCTTACGATGCTCGCGGACTTATACGACAAGGAGCTGGTCGGAGTGATCGGCTGGGCCAAGCAGATACCTGGATTCACGGATCTTCAGTTGAATGATCAG ATGCGGCTGTTACAAAGCACATGGGCGGAGATGCTGAGCCTGATGCTGGCGTACAGATCCAtgtcgggcggcggcggcggcgcgctgcgGCTGCGGTTCGCGACCGACCTCTCGCTCGACGAGCAGCAGGCCAAGGACATCGGCGCCCACGACCTGTACCTGCAG GTGTGCGGCGTGGCGCGGCGGCTGgagcgcgcggcggcgctgcgCGAGGAGTGCTACCTGCTGAAGGCGCTGGCGCTCGCCAACTCCGAGGCGCGCCTCGACGAGCACGCCGCGCTGCGCCGCTTCCGCGACCACATCCTCGCCGCGCTCAACGACGCCGTCTCCGCGCTCAG GCCGTACAACGCGAACGCGGCGCTGCAGCAGCTGCTGCTGGTGCTGCCGGCGCTGCGGCTGGCGGACGTGGCGGTGCGGCGCTTCTGGTCGGGCGTGCACCGCGACCGGCGCGCGCCCATGAACAAGCTGTTCGTGGAGATGCTGGAGGCGAGCCTGCGGTAG
- the LOC115453274 gene encoding steroid hormone receptor ERR2 isoform X7, whose translation MMSAVSGEPMLRRVKQETDPPPQYSTEPPAPHAQPLHPRPMPMMQPPEVSTKRTAEVKQERACLQPLQARQIYAMLPPKVPLSPQQLELETKDVKFCVSPEDGSIVGNTSPEQQHCSSTTAAAASGARDDDAPRRLCLVCGDVASGFHYGVASCEACKAFFKRTIQMLAQGNIEYTCPASNECEINKRRRKACQACRFRKCLRTGMLREGVRLDRVRGGRQKYRRAPDQALHQPRPQLDDIKVLEALSSYEPDLYTCSPPPSGVTDPTAKTLTMLADLYDKELVGVIGWAKQIPGFTDLQLNDQMRLLQSTWAEMLSLMLAYRSMSGGGGGALRLRFATDLSLDEQQAKDIGAHDLYLQVCGVARRLERAAALREECYLLKALALANSEARLDEHAALRRFRDHILAALNDAVSALRPYNANAALQQLLLVLPALRLADVAVRRFWSGVHRDRRAPMNKLFVEMLEASLR comes from the exons ATGATGTCGGCAGTAAGTGGCGAGCCGATGCTACGTCGTGTGAAGCAAGAGACCGACCCGCCGCCGCAGTACTCCACCGAGCCGCCGGCGCCGCACGCGCAGCCGCTCCACCCGCGCCCGATGCCCATGATGCAGCCGCCAGAGGTGAGCACCAAACGGACAGCCGAGGTGAAACAGGAGCGCGCGTGCCTCCAGCCGCTGCAGGCGAGGCAGATATACGCCATGCTGCCGCCGAAG GTACCGTTGTCTCCCCAACAGCTGGAGTTGGAGACGAAGGACGTGAAGTTCTGCGTGTCTCCCGAAGACGGTTCTATAGTGGGCAACACCAGCCCTGAGCAGCAGCACTGCTCGTCGACCACAGCCGCCGCCGCCAGCGGGGCCAGGGATGATGACGCGCCTCGCAGACTCTGTCTCGTCTGTGGTGATGTCGCCTCAGGATTCCATTACGGTGTGGCCAGCTGTGAAGCTTGCAAGGCGTTCTTCAAGAGGACCATACAG ATGCTTGCGCAGGGCAACATAGAGTACACGTGTCCCGCGTCAAACGAATGCGAGATCAACAAGCGGAGGCGGAAGGCGTGCCAGGCGTGCCGTTTCCGCAAGTGCCTGCGCACGGGCATGCTGCGCGAGGGCGTGCGGCTGGACCGCGTGCGCGGCGGCCGGCAGAAGTACCGCCGCGCGCCCGACCAGGCGCTGCACCAGCCGCGCCCGCAGCTCGACGACATCAAG GTGCTGGAAGCGTTGTCTTCATACGAGCCGGACCTGTACACGTGCTCGCCGCCGCCCAGCGGCGTGACGGACCCCACGGCCAAGACCCTTACGATGCTCGCGGACTTATACGACAAGGAGCTGGTCGGAGTGATCGGCTGGGCCAAGCAGATACCTGGATTCACGGATCTTCAGTTGAATGATCAG ATGCGGCTGTTACAAAGCACATGGGCGGAGATGCTGAGCCTGATGCTGGCGTACAGATCCAtgtcgggcggcggcggcggcgcgctgcgGCTGCGGTTCGCGACCGACCTCTCGCTCGACGAGCAGCAGGCCAAGGACATCGGCGCCCACGACCTGTACCTGCAG GTGTGCGGCGTGGCGCGGCGGCTGgagcgcgcggcggcgctgcgCGAGGAGTGCTACCTGCTGAAGGCGCTGGCGCTCGCCAACTCCGAGGCGCGCCTCGACGAGCACGCCGCGCTGCGCCGCTTCCGCGACCACATCCTCGCCGCGCTCAACGACGCCGTCTCCGCGCTCAG GCCGTACAACGCGAACGCGGCGCTGCAGCAGCTGCTGCTGGTGCTGCCGGCGCTGCGGCTGGCGGACGTGGCGGTGCGGCGCTTCTGGTCGGGCGTGCACCGCGACCGGCGCGCGCCCATGAACAAGCTGTTCGTGGAGATGCTGGAGGCGAGCCTGCGGTAG
- the LOC115453274 gene encoding steroid hormone receptor ERR2 isoform X10: protein MLKMCPLDDAWMFSDIVTSLEMIDHNVQMMSAVSGEPMLRRVKQETDPPPQYSTEPPAPHAQPLHPRPMPMMQPPELELETKDVKFCVSPEDGSIVGNTSPEQQHCSSTTAAAASGARDDDAPRRLCLVCGDVASGFHYGVASCEACKAFFKRTIQMLAQGNIEYTCPASNECEINKRRRKACQACRFRKCLRTGMLREGVRLDRVRGGRQKYRRAPDQALHQPRPQLDDIKVLEALSSYEPDLYTCSPPPSGVTDPTAKTLTMLADLYDKELVGVIGWAKQIPGFTDLQLNDQMRLLQSTWAEMLSLMLAYRSMSGGGGGALRLRFATDLSLDEQQAKDIGAHDLYLQVCGVARRLERAAALREECYLLKALALANSEARLDEHAALRRFRDHILAALNDAVSALRPYNANAALQQLLLVLPALRLADVAVRRFWSGVHRDRRAPMNKLFVEMLEASLR from the exons GTGCAAATGATGTCGGCAGTAAGTGGCGAGCCGATGCTACGTCGTGTGAAGCAAGAGACCGACCCGCCGCCGCAGTACTCCACCGAGCCGCCGGCGCCGCACGCGCAGCCGCTCCACCCGCGCCCGATGCCCATGATGCAGCCGCCAGAG CTGGAGTTGGAGACGAAGGACGTGAAGTTCTGCGTGTCTCCCGAAGACGGTTCTATAGTGGGCAACACCAGCCCTGAGCAGCAGCACTGCTCGTCGACCACAGCCGCCGCCGCCAGCGGGGCCAGGGATGATGACGCGCCTCGCAGACTCTGTCTCGTCTGTGGTGATGTCGCCTCAGGATTCCATTACGGTGTGGCCAGCTGTGAAGCTTGCAAGGCGTTCTTCAAGAGGACCATACAG ATGCTTGCGCAGGGCAACATAGAGTACACGTGTCCCGCGTCAAACGAATGCGAGATCAACAAGCGGAGGCGGAAGGCGTGCCAGGCGTGCCGTTTCCGCAAGTGCCTGCGCACGGGCATGCTGCGCGAGGGCGTGCGGCTGGACCGCGTGCGCGGCGGCCGGCAGAAGTACCGCCGCGCGCCCGACCAGGCGCTGCACCAGCCGCGCCCGCAGCTCGACGACATCAAG GTGCTGGAAGCGTTGTCTTCATACGAGCCGGACCTGTACACGTGCTCGCCGCCGCCCAGCGGCGTGACGGACCCCACGGCCAAGACCCTTACGATGCTCGCGGACTTATACGACAAGGAGCTGGTCGGAGTGATCGGCTGGGCCAAGCAGATACCTGGATTCACGGATCTTCAGTTGAATGATCAG ATGCGGCTGTTACAAAGCACATGGGCGGAGATGCTGAGCCTGATGCTGGCGTACAGATCCAtgtcgggcggcggcggcggcgcgctgcgGCTGCGGTTCGCGACCGACCTCTCGCTCGACGAGCAGCAGGCCAAGGACATCGGCGCCCACGACCTGTACCTGCAG GTGTGCGGCGTGGCGCGGCGGCTGgagcgcgcggcggcgctgcgCGAGGAGTGCTACCTGCTGAAGGCGCTGGCGCTCGCCAACTCCGAGGCGCGCCTCGACGAGCACGCCGCGCTGCGCCGCTTCCGCGACCACATCCTCGCCGCGCTCAACGACGCCGTCTCCGCGCTCAG GCCGTACAACGCGAACGCGGCGCTGCAGCAGCTGCTGCTGGTGCTGCCGGCGCTGCGGCTGGCGGACGTGGCGGTGCGGCGCTTCTGGTCGGGCGTGCACCGCGACCGGCGCGCGCCCATGAACAAGCTGTTCGTGGAGATGCTGGAGGCGAGCCTGCGGTAG
- the LOC115453274 gene encoding steroid hormone receptor ERR2 isoform X4, with protein sequence MDWMEMEDVVQMMSAVSGEPMLRRVKQETDPPPQYSTEPPAPHAQPLHPRPMPMMQPPEVSTKRTAEVKQERACLQPLQARQIYAMLPPKVPLSPQQLELETKDVKFCVSPEDGSIVGNTSPEQQHCSSTTAAAASGARDDDAPRRLCLVCGDVASGFHYGVASCEACKAFFKRTIQMLAQGNIEYTCPASNECEINKRRRKACQACRFRKCLRTGMLREGVRLDRVRGGRQKYRRAPDQALHQPRPQLDDIKVLEALSSYEPDLYTCSPPPSGVTDPTAKTLTMLADLYDKELVGVIGWAKQIPGFTDLQLNDQMRLLQSTWAEMLSLMLAYRSMSGGGGGALRLRFATDLSLDEQQAKDIGAHDLYLQVCGVARRLERAAALREECYLLKALALANSEARLDEHAALRRFRDHILAALNDAVSALRPYNANAALQQLLLVLPALRLADVAVRRFWSGVHRDRRAPMNKLFVEMLEASLR encoded by the exons GTGCAAATGATGTCGGCAGTAAGTGGCGAGCCGATGCTACGTCGTGTGAAGCAAGAGACCGACCCGCCGCCGCAGTACTCCACCGAGCCGCCGGCGCCGCACGCGCAGCCGCTCCACCCGCGCCCGATGCCCATGATGCAGCCGCCAGAGGTGAGCACCAAACGGACAGCCGAGGTGAAACAGGAGCGCGCGTGCCTCCAGCCGCTGCAGGCGAGGCAGATATACGCCATGCTGCCGCCGAAG GTACCGTTGTCTCCCCAACAGCTGGAGTTGGAGACGAAGGACGTGAAGTTCTGCGTGTCTCCCGAAGACGGTTCTATAGTGGGCAACACCAGCCCTGAGCAGCAGCACTGCTCGTCGACCACAGCCGCCGCCGCCAGCGGGGCCAGGGATGATGACGCGCCTCGCAGACTCTGTCTCGTCTGTGGTGATGTCGCCTCAGGATTCCATTACGGTGTGGCCAGCTGTGAAGCTTGCAAGGCGTTCTTCAAGAGGACCATACAG ATGCTTGCGCAGGGCAACATAGAGTACACGTGTCCCGCGTCAAACGAATGCGAGATCAACAAGCGGAGGCGGAAGGCGTGCCAGGCGTGCCGTTTCCGCAAGTGCCTGCGCACGGGCATGCTGCGCGAGGGCGTGCGGCTGGACCGCGTGCGCGGCGGCCGGCAGAAGTACCGCCGCGCGCCCGACCAGGCGCTGCACCAGCCGCGCCCGCAGCTCGACGACATCAAG GTGCTGGAAGCGTTGTCTTCATACGAGCCGGACCTGTACACGTGCTCGCCGCCGCCCAGCGGCGTGACGGACCCCACGGCCAAGACCCTTACGATGCTCGCGGACTTATACGACAAGGAGCTGGTCGGAGTGATCGGCTGGGCCAAGCAGATACCTGGATTCACGGATCTTCAGTTGAATGATCAG ATGCGGCTGTTACAAAGCACATGGGCGGAGATGCTGAGCCTGATGCTGGCGTACAGATCCAtgtcgggcggcggcggcggcgcgctgcgGCTGCGGTTCGCGACCGACCTCTCGCTCGACGAGCAGCAGGCCAAGGACATCGGCGCCCACGACCTGTACCTGCAG GTGTGCGGCGTGGCGCGGCGGCTGgagcgcgcggcggcgctgcgCGAGGAGTGCTACCTGCTGAAGGCGCTGGCGCTCGCCAACTCCGAGGCGCGCCTCGACGAGCACGCCGCGCTGCGCCGCTTCCGCGACCACATCCTCGCCGCGCTCAACGACGCCGTCTCCGCGCTCAG GCCGTACAACGCGAACGCGGCGCTGCAGCAGCTGCTGCTGGTGCTGCCGGCGCTGCGGCTGGCGGACGTGGCGGTGCGGCGCTTCTGGTCGGGCGTGCACCGCGACCGGCGCGCGCCCATGAACAAGCTGTTCGTGGAGATGCTGGAGGCGAGCCTGCGGTAG
- the LOC115453274 gene encoding steroid hormone receptor ERR2 isoform X14, protein MMSAVSGEPMLRRVKQETDPPPQYSTEPPAPHAQPLHPRPMPMMQPPELELETKDVKFCVSPEDGSIVGNTSPEQQHCSSTTAAAASGARDDDAPRRLCLVCGDVASGFHYGVASCEACKAFFKRTIQMLAQGNIEYTCPASNECEINKRRRKACQACRFRKCLRTGMLREGVRLDRVRGGRQKYRRAPDQALHQPRPQLDDIKVLEALSSYEPDLYTCSPPPSGVTDPTAKTLTMLADLYDKELVGVIGWAKQIPGFTDLQLNDQMRLLQSTWAEMLSLMLAYRSMSGGGGGALRLRFATDLSLDEQQAKDIGAHDLYLQVCGVARRLERAAALREECYLLKALALANSEARLDEHAALRRFRDHILAALNDAVSALRPYNANAALQQLLLVLPALRLADVAVRRFWSGVHRDRRAPMNKLFVEMLEASLR, encoded by the exons ATGATGTCGGCAGTAAGTGGCGAGCCGATGCTACGTCGTGTGAAGCAAGAGACCGACCCGCCGCCGCAGTACTCCACCGAGCCGCCGGCGCCGCACGCGCAGCCGCTCCACCCGCGCCCGATGCCCATGATGCAGCCGCCAGAG CTGGAGTTGGAGACGAAGGACGTGAAGTTCTGCGTGTCTCCCGAAGACGGTTCTATAGTGGGCAACACCAGCCCTGAGCAGCAGCACTGCTCGTCGACCACAGCCGCCGCCGCCAGCGGGGCCAGGGATGATGACGCGCCTCGCAGACTCTGTCTCGTCTGTGGTGATGTCGCCTCAGGATTCCATTACGGTGTGGCCAGCTGTGAAGCTTGCAAGGCGTTCTTCAAGAGGACCATACAG ATGCTTGCGCAGGGCAACATAGAGTACACGTGTCCCGCGTCAAACGAATGCGAGATCAACAAGCGGAGGCGGAAGGCGTGCCAGGCGTGCCGTTTCCGCAAGTGCCTGCGCACGGGCATGCTGCGCGAGGGCGTGCGGCTGGACCGCGTGCGCGGCGGCCGGCAGAAGTACCGCCGCGCGCCCGACCAGGCGCTGCACCAGCCGCGCCCGCAGCTCGACGACATCAAG GTGCTGGAAGCGTTGTCTTCATACGAGCCGGACCTGTACACGTGCTCGCCGCCGCCCAGCGGCGTGACGGACCCCACGGCCAAGACCCTTACGATGCTCGCGGACTTATACGACAAGGAGCTGGTCGGAGTGATCGGCTGGGCCAAGCAGATACCTGGATTCACGGATCTTCAGTTGAATGATCAG ATGCGGCTGTTACAAAGCACATGGGCGGAGATGCTGAGCCTGATGCTGGCGTACAGATCCAtgtcgggcggcggcggcggcgcgctgcgGCTGCGGTTCGCGACCGACCTCTCGCTCGACGAGCAGCAGGCCAAGGACATCGGCGCCCACGACCTGTACCTGCAG GTGTGCGGCGTGGCGCGGCGGCTGgagcgcgcggcggcgctgcgCGAGGAGTGCTACCTGCTGAAGGCGCTGGCGCTCGCCAACTCCGAGGCGCGCCTCGACGAGCACGCCGCGCTGCGCCGCTTCCGCGACCACATCCTCGCCGCGCTCAACGACGCCGTCTCCGCGCTCAG GCCGTACAACGCGAACGCGGCGCTGCAGCAGCTGCTGCTGGTGCTGCCGGCGCTGCGGCTGGCGGACGTGGCGGTGCGGCGCTTCTGGTCGGGCGTGCACCGCGACCGGCGCGCGCCCATGAACAAGCTGTTCGTGGAGATGCTGGAGGCGAGCCTGCGGTAG